The Gymnogyps californianus isolate 813 chromosome 5, ASM1813914v2, whole genome shotgun sequence genome contains a region encoding:
- the GPR65 gene encoding psychosine receptor: MNNTTKCHDDHTLDKYLFPFVYSIVMMISIPINCISLYASCIQVRKKNELAVYIFSLSLADLLYSLILPLWIDYAWNGDNWRLSALLCQISAFLMYMNFYTSTAFLACISVNRYLALVHPLKLQHLRTRRFSLIVSIIVWLLESILNSVILVHKEVFNDPCNSTNHTLCYDKYPLEWWQVWINLFRICSGYLVPLIIIVFCYHKIYQVVRCNQATVDEEKKKVRKLILNITVTFIVCFTPYHVILLIRSIKEPYTTDPQLLQLMYKVYRITQALTSLNCIADPILYCFVSETARTDILNLLRCCLCLQKCEGDQVKDHALCSSAAKSSALITYRTSCETETVKNT; the protein is encoded by the coding sequence ATGAACAACACCACTAAGTGCCATGATGATCACACCCTGGATAagtatttgtttccatttgtgTACAGCATTGTGATGATGATCAGTATTCCCATCAACTGCATATCCCTCTATGCATCTTGCATTCAGgtgaggaaaaagaatgagTTAGCAGTCTACATCTTCAGCCTATCCCTGGCTGACCTTTTGTACTCTCTGATTCTGCCTCTGTGGATTGATTATGCCTGGAATGGAGATAACTGGAGGCTCTCTGCCTTGCTTTGTCAGATTTCTGCCTTCCTTATGTATATGAATTTCTACACCAGCACGGCGTTCCTTGCTTGCATCTCTGTTAACAGGTACCTGGCATTAGTTCACCCCTTGAAGCTCCAGCACTTGCGCACAAGAAGATTTTCGTTGATTGTCAGCATAATTGTTTGGCTTCTGGAAAGCATCTTGAATTCAGTCATATTGGTGCACAAAGAAGTATTCAATGATCCTTGCAATTCCACTAATCATACATTATGCTATGATAAATACCCCCTGGAATGGTGGCAGGTATGGATAAATTTATTCCGGATATGCTCAGGGTACCTGGTCCCTTTGATAATCATCGTGTTTTGCTACCATAAAATCTACCAAGTAGTGAGGTGTAATCAAGCCACAgtagatgaagaaaagaaaaaagtgaggaaacttATTCTGAATATCACAGTTACTTTCATTGTTTGCTTCACTCCTTATCACGTTATATTGCTTATTCGCAGCATCAAAGAACCTTACACCACTGACCCACAGCTTTTGCAGTTGATGTATAAGGTTTACAGAATCACACAGGCCTTAACAAGTTTGAATTGCATTGCTGATCCCATTCTTTACTGCTTTGTAAGTGAAACTGCACGAACAGACATACTGAATTTGCTCAGGTGTTGCTTGTGCCTACAAAAGTGTGAGGGAGACCAAGTGAAAGACCATGCtctgtgcagttctgctgcaaaGAGCAGTGCACTGATCACCTACAGAACTTCCTGTGAAACAGAGACTGTCAAAAACACCTGA